A genomic window from Pecten maximus chromosome 6, xPecMax1.1, whole genome shotgun sequence includes:
- the LOC117329848 gene encoding uncharacterized protein LOC117329848 yields MESEPTCKVCGRLERVMKRCTRCRRVFYCSRSCQLRDWVTHKYSCVRQTEGETKKSDLPSEDESSDKQAQYRHDGTIFTDESEMTSSTKPGYRPTVDFGKALTKEKKLEQRQTDAPVDSTADNGGSGSRMYLNDNIYMGDTPTADISQPHDKIVVKGNRDKQTIVIQKTWSGEEILKVIASEVKVPLNKLKVIHKGKVMTSENIRSAVRPKALFQVIGERAESEDGLDKRDIDIMMAQLHVDRNEAILALRKKGDVIDALLHAGSK; encoded by the exons ATGGAGTCCGAGCCGACATGTAAAGTGTGTGGTAGGCTGGAACGTGTGATGAAGAGATGCACGAGGTGTCGGCGCGTGTTTTactg TTCCAGGTCGTGTCAGTTGAGAGATTGGGTGACGCACAAGTACAGTTGTGTCAGACAGACGGAGGGAGAGACAAAGAAGTCAGATCTCCCATCAGAGGACGAGTCTTCTGACAAACAAGCACAATATAGACATGATGGAACGATCTTCACGGACG agAGTGAAATGACCTCTTCTACCAAACCGGGTTATCGCCCTACAGTAGACTTCGGTAAAGCTTTGACTAAAGAGAAAAAGTTGGAACAGAGACAAACAGATGCCCCAGTAGATTCTACGGCAGACAATGGCGGATCTGGTTCTAGAATGTACCTGAACGACAACATTTATATGGGGGACACGCCCACCGCCGATATTAGCCAACCCCACGACAAGATCGTTGTCAAGGGCAACAGAGACAAACAGACAATCGTGATTCAAAAGACATGGTCCGGAGAGGAAATACTAAAAGTGATAGCAAGTGAGGTGAAAGTCCCTCTTAACAAACTCAAGGTCATACACAAGGGCAAGGTGATGACGTCAGAAAATATCCGGTCAGCTGTACGCCCCAAGGCATTGTTCCAGGTGATTGGGGAGCGCGCCGAAAGCGAGGACGGCCTGGACAAAAGAGATATTGACATCATGATGGCACAGCTCCACGTGGACAGAAACGAGGCTATTCTGGCACTGAGAAAAAAGGGAGATGTTATTGATGCTCTTTTGCATGCTGGgagtaaataa
- the LOC117329850 gene encoding cyclic nucleotide-gated channel rod photoreceptor subunit alpha-like has translation MIERLRRKSSSAGKGESEARKKWGKAITTVRRGSSALRRESTAVADPFLERFTVTGRASLDDFTEYYFTDLFTTAFWRDLVINPANPSYYWLSLLVTSAILYNFIFVILRGVFFEINGTDMMAVWMPIDYFSDFLYMLDMFFMSRIGFLEQGILVRDVKSLSKKYLRSSLFVLDLLAILPLEFFYIITGYNALLRLNRILKLWRMRDFFRLAETHTNSPNMFRVANLILMIIVIIHWNACCYFAISRYFGFGTDEWVFPDTSVGDQGTFLKQYVYSFYWSVLTLTTIGDTPVPERTASYMYCIACSLAGVLIFATIFGNVGAMINEMNAQRTNFQHKVDAVKRYMEIRKVGGELQERVVKWFDYTWNNKQSVDDRQALEFLPEKLRAEISIHVHLETLRRVAIFKDCEPGLLVELVLKLRLQVFSPGDYICRKGDIGKEMYIVKRGKLQVVSVDGKTVFVTLSDGAVFGEVSILNLAGNKTGNRRTAGVRSMGYSDLFCLSKNDLWEALQEYPEAKQLLSELGKQILRKDNLLDEEAARREERRRQNLDKKIELIADSLDDLKMEIGNLIERINKKTRDKAKTEETVVKAFKSTENEQNRSDLPQKEQTSPEKKETKPSSAGKKETKPSSAGKKETKPSSAEEKETEQ, from the exons ATGATAGAGAGACTCAGGCGGAAGAGTTCTAGTGCGGGAAAAGGAGAAAGCGAAGCTAGAAAGAAATGGGGGAAAGCCATCACGACA GTACGCCGCGGATCCTCTGCA CTCCGCCGGGAGAGTACTGCTGTCGCCGACCCGTTTCTGGAGAGATTCACCGTCACAGGACGAGCATCTTTAGATGACTTCACTGAATACTACTTCACAGATCTATTTACAACAGC ATTCTGGAGGGATTTGGTCATCAACCCGGCGAATCCCTCTTACTACTGGCTCTCCTTACTGGTGACGTCAGCTATCCTCTACAACTTTATCTTCGTCATCCTGAGGGGCGTCTTCTTCGAAATCAACGGTACCGATATGATGGCCGTGTGGATGCCAATCGATTATTTTTCTGATTTTCTGTACATGCTGGACATGTTTTTCATGAGTCGAATAG GGTTCTTGGAACAAGGTATACTTGTGAGGGATGTCAAAAGTTTGTCGAAGAAATATCTCCGATCCAGTTTGTTTGTGCTAGACTTATTAGCCATTTTGCCTCTCGAGTTTTTCTACATAATAACAGGTTATAACGCATTGTTACGACTGAACAGAATTCTAAAGTTATGGAGGATGAGGGATTTCTTCAGACTGGCTGAAACCCACACCAACTCGCCGAACATGTTTCGCGTGGCTAACCTCATTCTAATGATCATTGTTATCATTCATTGGAACGCTTGTTGCTATTTCGCGATAAGTCGCTATTTCGGGTTCGGAACGGATGAGTGGGTTTTCCCCGATACCAGCGTCGGAGACCAGGGCACGTTTTTAAAGCAGTATGTGTACAGTTTCTACTGGTCAGTGTTGACCTTGACCACTATAGGCGATACCCCTGTACCCGAAAGGACAGCCtcctacatgtattgtatcGCGTGCAGTCTTGCTGGTGTGTTGATTTTCGCTACCATTTTCGGAAATGTTGGTGCCATGATCAACGAGATGAACGCCCAGAGGACGAACTTCCAGCATAAAGTTGATGCAGTGAAACGCTACATGGAAATCCGAAAAGTCGGCGGTGAGCTACAGGAACGAGTTGTTAAATGGTTCGACTACACCTGGAACAATAAACAGTCCGTGGATGATAGGCAGGCACTGGAATTTCTCCCGGAAAAACTCAGAGCTGAAATATCTATACACGTGCATCTAGAGACACTCCGCAGGGTTGCAATTTTCAAAGATTGTGAGCCAGGATTACTTGTAGAACTGGTACTGAAGCTGCGACTTCAGGTGTTTAGTCCCGGCGACTACATCTGTCGTAAAGGCGATATTGGTAAAGAAATGTACATAGTTAAACGTGGCAAATTGCAAGTTGTTTCGGTTGATGGAAAAACCGTGTTTGTGACTCTAAGCGATGGTGCCGTATTCGGCGAAGTTAGTATTTTAAACTTAGCCGGAAACAAAACCGGAAATAGACGAACTGCTGGTGTCAGAAGTATGGGTTATTCAGACTTGTTCTGTCTTTCTAAGAACGATCTTTGGGAAGCTCTCCAAGAGTATCCCGAAGCTAAGCAATTGCTAAGTGAACTAGGAAAGCAAATCCTGAGAAAAGATAATCTTCTGGACGAAGAGGCGGCAAGAAGGGAAGAAAGACGTCGTCAAAACCTTGACAAGAAGATAGAACTTATTGCTGACTCTCTTGACGATCTGAAAATGGAAATCGGCAACCTCATTGAGCGGATTAACAAAAAAACACGAGACAAGGCTAAGACAGAGGAAACGGTTGTCAAAGCGTTTAAATCAACGGAAAATGAACAGAACAGATCTGATTTGCCACAAAAGGAACAAACAAGCCCCGAGAAAAAGGAAACGAAACCTTCTTCAGCGGGAAAGAAAGAAACGAAACCTTCGTCAGCGGGAAAGAAAGAAACGAAACCTTCTTCAGCGGAGGAGAAAGAAACGGAACAATGA